The following coding sequences lie in one Thermomicrobium sp. 4228-Ro genomic window:
- a CDS encoding helix-turn-helix transcriptional regulator, translating into MREPGRAALGLGLVFAWLLLVPLGPAAGAATGWVSGAAVAHGLGLLVAGWTLRRWGTRLWPVIAVFGAAALVQALWPAGRGAFLVVAGALAAVPVLACAGALAALSPRQRPWAVAAGAALANLPLLVLHAGSSPLLLRAGAVAAALIAVLGGWLVRPATGAPVGPLPPRLVAAVGATYLVGGITYGLVLPGLGGNPLGVVPYLVLLGVAAWLADRLGRGTTIRIGLAALGLAALGWGLGWSLLGPLLAALLVGCWAFVDVGWWARLGDEPDWPTSYGAGLAAMAAAIGLGLVVTPLLGGVHPPSGAALALAALLGAALLLPGEVYAQPSVPVSAEPRQPVPGAAEPERPADPAPVVRLSPRERRVLELVARGASNKEIAQELGVSEATVRTHLERLYRKLGVRSRTEAAAWYWRMLAREMPEAERERQPRGGARE; encoded by the coding sequence GTGCGGGAGCCGGGTCGGGCAGCTCTCGGGCTCGGGTTGGTCTTCGCGTGGCTGCTCTTGGTGCCGCTCGGTCCGGCCGCTGGTGCCGCGACCGGCTGGGTGAGCGGGGCCGCGGTCGCCCACGGTCTGGGGTTGCTCGTCGCTGGTTGGACTCTCCGGCGCTGGGGGACACGACTCTGGCCGGTCATTGCGGTGTTCGGTGCCGCCGCGCTGGTGCAGGCGCTCTGGCCAGCTGGGCGGGGTGCGTTCCTGGTGGTCGCTGGGGCGCTCGCGGCCGTGCCGGTGCTGGCCTGTGCCGGCGCGCTCGCCGCCTTGTCACCGCGCCAGCGCCCGTGGGCAGTGGCCGCCGGTGCCGCGTTGGCCAACCTGCCGCTCCTGGTGCTGCACGCGGGGAGTTCGCCGCTGCTGCTCCGGGCTGGTGCCGTCGCGGCGGCGCTGATCGCCGTGCTCGGCGGGTGGCTCGTGCGCCCTGCCACCGGCGCGCCGGTCGGGCCGCTGCCTCCGCGGCTCGTGGCGGCCGTCGGTGCCACCTACCTGGTCGGGGGCATCACCTATGGCCTGGTTCTGCCCGGACTCGGTGGCAACCCGCTCGGGGTGGTGCCGTACCTCGTGCTGCTCGGTGTTGCTGCCTGGCTGGCTGACCGGTTGGGGCGCGGGACGACCATCCGGATAGGGCTGGCGGCGCTCGGGCTGGCAGCCCTGGGCTGGGGACTCGGTTGGTCGCTGCTCGGCCCGCTCCTGGCGGCGCTCCTGGTCGGTTGCTGGGCGTTCGTCGACGTCGGCTGGTGGGCCCGGCTGGGTGACGAGCCGGACTGGCCGACGAGTTACGGCGCGGGGCTGGCGGCGATGGCCGCTGCGATCGGTCTGGGTCTCGTGGTCACGCCGCTCTTGGGCGGTGTCCATCCGCCCTCCGGTGCGGCTCTGGCGCTGGCAGCGCTGCTGGGCGCAGCGTTGCTCTTGCCGGGCGAGGTGTACGCGCAGCCGAGTGTACCGGTGTCAGCGGAACCACGGCAGCCAGTACCCGGAGCAGCCGAGCCGGAACGACCAGCAGATCCCGCACCGGTGGTGCGCTTGAGCCCGCGCGAGCGGCGGGTGCTGGAGCTGGTCGCCCGTGGCGCGAGCAACAAGGAGATCGCCCAGGAGCTGGGGGTAAGCGAGGCAACGGTCCGTACGCACCTGGAGCGGCTCTACCGCAAGCTGGGGGTACGCTCACGGACCGAGGCGGCTGCCTGGTACTGGCGGATGCTGGCCCGGGAGATGCCGGAGGCGGAGCGCGAGCGACAGCCGCGGGGTGGCGCGCGCGAGTGA
- a CDS encoding substrate-binding domain-containing protein: protein MRAGCWWVLLVAIVLAGCAGTPASTATGPAASAPVVQPTAAATATAERLPTAVPGQETVFLATTTSVQDSGLLDALLPRFQEETGYVVRVTAVGTGQALELGRRGEADVLLVHAPDAEERFMAEGNGKLRWLVATNDFVVVGPADDPAGVRGTTSVLACLQRIAAAGATWVSRDDRSGTDLLEKRLWKEAGIDPSGQPWYVTSGQGMGRTLVLTDQKRAYTLSDRSTYLAFRSRLQLEVLCAGDPKLVNQYHVITVNPEKFPHVNAAGAEAFARFLVSPEAQQIIARFGADRYGEPLFRPAIEPRATPAP from the coding sequence GTGCGAGCTGGGTGTTGGTGGGTACTCCTGGTAGCCATCGTGCTCGCCGGCTGTGCGGGCACCCCGGCCTCGACGGCGACCGGGCCGGCGGCGAGCGCGCCCGTCGTCCAGCCGACCGCGGCGGCCACGGCGACCGCAGAACGGCTGCCGACCGCAGTACCGGGCCAGGAGACGGTGTTCCTGGCGACGACGACGAGCGTGCAGGACAGCGGGCTCCTCGACGCGCTCCTGCCGCGCTTCCAGGAGGAGACCGGCTACGTGGTGCGGGTCACCGCGGTCGGGACGGGGCAGGCGCTGGAGCTCGGGCGTCGCGGCGAAGCGGACGTCCTGCTCGTCCATGCGCCGGATGCCGAGGAGCGCTTCATGGCCGAAGGGAACGGGAAGCTCCGCTGGCTGGTTGCGACCAATGATTTCGTGGTCGTCGGGCCGGCGGACGACCCGGCTGGTGTGCGCGGCACGACGTCGGTGCTGGCATGCCTGCAGCGGATCGCCGCCGCGGGCGCGACCTGGGTCAGCCGGGACGACCGCTCGGGGACCGACCTCCTGGAGAAGCGGTTGTGGAAGGAAGCGGGGATCGACCCGTCCGGGCAGCCCTGGTACGTCACCTCCGGCCAGGGGATGGGGCGGACGCTCGTCCTCACCGACCAGAAGCGGGCCTACACGCTGAGCGATCGCTCGACCTATCTGGCCTTTCGGTCCAGGCTCCAGCTCGAGGTCCTGTGTGCCGGTGACCCGAAGCTGGTCAACCAGTATCACGTCATCACGGTCAATCCGGAGAAGTTCCCGCACGTCAACGCGGCTGGCGCCGAGGCGTTCGCGCGCTTCCTGGTCTCACCGGAGGCACAGCAGATCATCGCGCGCTTCGGTGCTGACCGGTACGGTGAGCCGCTGTTCCGACCGGCGATCGAGCCGAGGGCGACACCGGCGCCCTGA
- a CDS encoding ABC transporter permease: MELFWDGLVGAVQLILRGDPQLREVVWRTLVVSGCATLLAVVAGVPLGVALAVGRFPGREALSLAVNTGMGLPPVLVGLVVTILLWRSGPFGFLGLLYTPAAMILAQWIVAWPIAAGVTRTAIEVLDQELVDALRVFGAGPFRTGWELVRAALPQVGFAAAAAFGRAISEVGASIMVGGNILGQTRILTTAIVLETNRGEFALALALGFVLLALALVVNIGARALVLPAR, translated from the coding sequence ATGGAACTCTTCTGGGACGGGCTGGTCGGTGCAGTCCAGCTGATCCTGCGCGGGGACCCGCAGCTGCGCGAGGTCGTTTGGCGGACGCTGGTCGTCTCCGGCTGCGCGACACTGCTGGCCGTGGTCGCTGGGGTGCCGCTCGGTGTGGCGCTGGCGGTCGGGCGCTTTCCGGGCCGGGAAGCGCTCAGCCTGGCGGTGAACACCGGTATGGGCTTGCCACCCGTGCTGGTCGGGCTGGTGGTCACGATCTTGCTCTGGCGGAGCGGGCCCTTCGGCTTTCTGGGGCTGCTCTACACTCCGGCCGCGATGATACTCGCCCAGTGGATCGTCGCCTGGCCGATCGCGGCCGGTGTCACGCGCACTGCGATCGAGGTGCTCGACCAGGAGCTGGTGGACGCGCTGCGGGTCTTCGGTGCCGGGCCGTTCCGGACCGGCTGGGAGCTGGTGCGGGCGGCGTTGCCACAGGTGGGATTCGCCGCAGCCGCCGCCTTCGGGCGGGCCATTTCAGAGGTCGGCGCCTCGATCATGGTCGGTGGGAACATCCTGGGACAGACGCGGATCCTGACGACGGCGATCGTTTTGGAGACGAACCGCGGCGAGTTCGCGCTGGCGCTCGCGCTCGGTTTCGTCCTGCTCGCGCTCGCGCTGGTGGTCAATATCGGGGCGCGGGCGCTCGTGCTCCCGGCACGCTGA
- a CDS encoding LLM class F420-dependent oxidoreductase, producing MRIGLVFPQTEIGSDPAVIREYAQVAEGLGYTHLLTYEHVVGVDLARYPGWRGPYHAGHQFHEPFVLFGYLAAVTERIELVTGVVILPQRQTVLAAKQAAEVDVLSGGRLRLGVGVGWNEAEYVALGMDFHTRGRREEEQIEVLRLLWTQPVVTYEGRWHRLPAVGINPLPVQRPIPIWLGGMSEAARRRAARLADGWMPQWRPTAELRAMVEELREWVAAAGRDPASFGIEGRLTLAQVPTSEWEKDVQAWRGLGATHLCINTMGMGLAGPREHIRLIRELAGVFGVEPDA from the coding sequence ATGCGGATCGGGCTCGTCTTCCCGCAGACCGAGATCGGTAGCGACCCGGCGGTCATCCGCGAATATGCTCAGGTAGCCGAGGGGCTCGGCTACACCCACCTCCTCACCTACGAACACGTCGTCGGTGTCGACCTCGCCCGCTACCCGGGCTGGCGGGGACCCTACCACGCTGGCCACCAGTTCCACGAGCCGTTCGTCCTCTTCGGTTACCTCGCGGCGGTGACGGAGCGGATCGAGCTGGTCACCGGCGTCGTCATCCTGCCGCAGCGGCAGACGGTGCTGGCAGCCAAACAGGCAGCCGAGGTGGACGTCCTCTCCGGCGGGCGGCTGCGGCTCGGGGTCGGTGTCGGTTGGAACGAGGCGGAGTACGTCGCGCTCGGGATGGACTTCCACACGCGCGGTCGGCGCGAGGAGGAGCAGATCGAGGTGCTGCGCCTGCTCTGGACGCAGCCGGTGGTGACTTACGAGGGGCGCTGGCACCGCCTGCCAGCCGTCGGGATCAACCCGCTGCCGGTGCAGCGCCCGATCCCGATCTGGCTGGGCGGCATGTCGGAGGCGGCACGCCGCCGGGCGGCCCGGCTGGCCGACGGCTGGATGCCGCAGTGGCGGCCGACCGCCGAGCTGCGGGCGATGGTCGAGGAGCTGCGCGAGTGGGTGGCGGCAGCCGGCCGCGATCCAGCGTCGTTCGGGATCGAGGGGCGGCTCACGCTCGCCCAGGTGCCGACGTCCGAATGGGAAAAAGACGTCCAGGCCTGGCGCGGCCTCGGTGCGACGCACCTGTGTATCAACACGATGGGGATGGGACTGGCCGGGCCGCGCGAGCACATCCGCCTGATCCGCGAGCTGGCCGGCGTCTTCGGCGTGGAGCCGGATGCGTGA